The Kogia breviceps isolate mKogBre1 chromosome 4, mKogBre1 haplotype 1, whole genome shotgun sequence genome window below encodes:
- the TECR gene encoding very-long-chain enoyl-CoA reductase isoform X1 yields the protein MDLSVSVVARETSQGLGPVFGLNGLPRPTPPKTIRKPKKAVLFFEVEILDAKTREKLCFLDKVEPQATIAEIKNLFTKSHPQWYPARQSLRLDPKGKSLKDEDVLQKLPVGTTATLYFRDLGAQISWVTVFLTEYAGPLFIYLLFYFRVPFIYGHKYDFTSSRHTVVHLACTCHSFHYIKRLLETLFVHRFSHGTMPLRNIFKNCTYYWGFAAWMAYYINHPLYTPPTYGAQQVKLALAIFVICQLGNFSIHMALRDLRPAGSKTRKIPYPTKNPFTWLFLLVSCPNYTYEVGSWIGFAIMTQCLPVALFSLVGFTQMTIWAKGKHRSYLKEFRDYPPLRMPIIPFLL from the exons ATGGACCTGAGCGTGAGCGTGGTGGCCCGGGAGACCAGCCAGGGCCTCGGCCCCGTCTTTGGCCTCAATGGCCTCCCCCGGCCCACGCCCCCCAAGACGATCAGGAAACCTAAAAAGGCTGTTCTCTTCTTCGAGGTGGAGATTCTGGATGCAAAGACCCGGGAGaagctgtgcttcctggacaag GTGGAGCCCCAAGCCACCATTGCCGAGATCAAGAATCTTTTCACCAAGAGCC ATCCACAGTGGTACCCCGCCCGCCAGTCCCTCCGCCTGGACCCCA AGGGCAAGTCCCTGAAGGATGAGGATGTTCTGCAGAAGCTGCCTGTGGGCACCACGGCCACACTCTACTTCCGGGACCTGGGGGCCCAGATCAGCTGGGTAACG gtCTTCCTGACAGAGTACGCCGGGCCCCTCTTCATCTATCTGCTCTTCTACTTTCGGGTGCCCTTCATCTATGGCCACAAATATGACTTCACGTCCAGTCGGCACACGGTGGTACA cctggcCTGCACCTGCCACTCATTCCACTACATCAAGCGCCTGCTGGAGACGCTCTTCGTGCACCGCTTCTCCCACGGCACCATGCCCTTGCGCAACATCTTCAAG AACTGCACCTACTACTGGGGCTTCGCCGCATGGATGGCCTACTACATCAACCACCCTCTCTACACGCCGCCCA CCTACGGAGCTCAGCAGGTTAAACTGGCGCTCGCCATCTTTGTG ATCTGCCAGCTCGGCAACTTCTCCATCCACATGGCCCTGCGGGACCTGCGGCCAGCTG GGTCTaagaccaggaagatcccataccCCACCAAGAACCCCTTCACCTGGCTCTTCCTGCTGGTGTCCTGCCCCAATTACACCTACGAG GTGGGGTCCTGGATTGGCTTTGCCATCATGACACAGTGTCTCCCAG TGGCCCTCTTCTCCCTGGTGGGCTTCACCCAGATGACCATCTGGGCCAAGGGCAAGCACCGCAGCTACCTGAAGGAGTTCCGAGACTACCCGCCCCTGCGCATGCCCATCATCCCCTTCCTGCTCTga
- the CLEC17A gene encoding C-type lectin domain family 17, member A isoform X2, which translates to MCTLYTNSGCSDLPGPREEDDEDDYENTAPPYKDLPPKPGWIAPPRPPRAGKKTENPPLPCKLLKNTGLNLTPVTCTTPQLGTDLVHPPSQLPIATTPVPWISEKSGGPSCYQEERLMVYMCLLVVVSLLMGCTGLAVTLIKYQEVVEELRMLTFQQMAWRANVTGMVGLASLKKDIERVRADTNQSLLELRGLLDCTRVTCPEGWLPFQGKCYYFSPSTKSWDEARKFCQENYSHLVIISNFAEQNFVAKAHGSPRVYWLGLNDRNREGDWRWLDGSPITLSFWDPQEPNNLHDEDCASMNKGGTWNDLSCDKTTYWICERKCSC; encoded by the exons ATGTGCACCCTGTATACTAACTCTGGGTGCAGTGACCTGCCAG GGCCCAGAGAAGAGGATGACGAGGATGATTATGAGAACACGGCACCACCGTACAAGGACCTTCCTCCCAAGCCAG GTTGGATAGCTCCACCAAGGCCTCCAAGGGCAG gaaagaaaacagagaaccCCCCACTTCCCTGCAAGCTCCTGAAGAACACAG GCCTGAACCTCACCCCTGTCACCTGCACAACTCCTCAACTGG GCACTGATCTAGTACATCCTCCATCCCAGCTGCCTATAGCCA caactCCAGTGCCCTGGATCAGTGAGAAGTCCGGAGGTCCTAGTTGTTACCAGGAGGAGAGACTGATGGTGTACATGTGTCTGCTGGTGGTGGTGTCACTGCTTATGGGCTGCACTGGTCTGGCTGTTACCCTGATTAAAT ACCAGGAGGTGGTAGAAGAGCTGAGGATGTTAACCTTTCAGCAGATGGCATGGCGAGCAAATG TGACTGGCATGGTGGGGCTAGCCAGCCTGAAGAAGGACATTGAACGAGTAAGAGCTGACACCAACCAGTCCCTGCTGGAACTTCGGGGCTTATTAG ACTGTACCAGGGTCACCTGCCCTGAGGGCTGGCTCCCTTTTCAGGGTAAGTGTTACTACTTCTCTCCAAGCACCAAGTCATGGGATGAAGCCCGGAAGTTCTGCCAGGAGAATTACTCTCACTTGGTCATCATCAGTAACTTTGCTGAGCAG AACTTTGTGGCCAAGGCTCATGGCTCTCCTCGGGTATACTGGTTGGGGCTGAATGACAGAAACCGTGAAGGGGACTGGAGGTGGCTGGACGGGTCACCCATCACTTTGAG CTTTTGGGACCCACAGGAACCCAACAACCTCCATGATGAGGACTGTGCCAGCATGAACAAAGGTGGCACCTGGAATGACCTCTCTTGCGACAAGACTACGTATTGGATTTGTGAGCGGAAATGTTCCTGTTGA
- the CLEC17A gene encoding C-type lectin domain family 17, member A isoform X1, translating into MGWGPGVVRTRVTVFPPWGQGPGCEGQRREWAGLSLAFPLEGPREEDDEDDYENTAPPYKDLPPKPGWIAPPRPPRAGKKTENPPLPCKLLKNTGLNLTPVTCTTPQLGTDLVHPPSQLPIATTPVPWISEKSGGPSCYQEERLMVYMCLLVVVSLLMGCTGLAVTLIKYQEVVEELRMLTFQQMAWRANVTGMVGLASLKKDIERVRADTNQSLLELRGLLDCTRVTCPEGWLPFQGKCYYFSPSTKSWDEARKFCQENYSHLVIISNFAEQNFVAKAHGSPRVYWLGLNDRNREGDWRWLDGSPITLSFWDPQEPNNLHDEDCASMNKGGTWNDLSCDKTTYWICERKCSC; encoded by the exons ATGGGCTGGGGACCCGGGGTGGTCAGGACCCGGGTTACAGTATTCCCACCTTGGGGCCAGGGACCAGGGTGTGAGGGACAGAGGAGGGAATGGGCTGGGCTCTCACTTGCCTTTCCTCTGGAAGGGCCCAGAGAAGAGGATGACGAGGATGATTATGAGAACACGGCACCACCGTACAAGGACCTTCCTCCCAAGCCAG GTTGGATAGCTCCACCAAGGCCTCCAAGGGCAG gaaagaaaacagagaaccCCCCACTTCCCTGCAAGCTCCTGAAGAACACAG GCCTGAACCTCACCCCTGTCACCTGCACAACTCCTCAACTGG GCACTGATCTAGTACATCCTCCATCCCAGCTGCCTATAGCCA caactCCAGTGCCCTGGATCAGTGAGAAGTCCGGAGGTCCTAGTTGTTACCAGGAGGAGAGACTGATGGTGTACATGTGTCTGCTGGTGGTGGTGTCACTGCTTATGGGCTGCACTGGTCTGGCTGTTACCCTGATTAAAT ACCAGGAGGTGGTAGAAGAGCTGAGGATGTTAACCTTTCAGCAGATGGCATGGCGAGCAAATG TGACTGGCATGGTGGGGCTAGCCAGCCTGAAGAAGGACATTGAACGAGTAAGAGCTGACACCAACCAGTCCCTGCTGGAACTTCGGGGCTTATTAG ACTGTACCAGGGTCACCTGCCCTGAGGGCTGGCTCCCTTTTCAGGGTAAGTGTTACTACTTCTCTCCAAGCACCAAGTCATGGGATGAAGCCCGGAAGTTCTGCCAGGAGAATTACTCTCACTTGGTCATCATCAGTAACTTTGCTGAGCAG AACTTTGTGGCCAAGGCTCATGGCTCTCCTCGGGTATACTGGTTGGGGCTGAATGACAGAAACCGTGAAGGGGACTGGAGGTGGCTGGACGGGTCACCCATCACTTTGAG CTTTTGGGACCCACAGGAACCCAACAACCTCCATGATGAGGACTGTGCCAGCATGAACAAAGGTGGCACCTGGAATGACCTCTCTTGCGACAAGACTACGTATTGGATTTGTGAGCGGAAATGTTCCTGTTGA
- the TECR gene encoding very-long-chain enoyl-CoA reductase isoform X2, with product MADYVPGTARSQVEILDAKTREKLCFLDKVEPQATIAEIKNLFTKSHPQWYPARQSLRLDPKGKSLKDEDVLQKLPVGTTATLYFRDLGAQISWVTVFLTEYAGPLFIYLLFYFRVPFIYGHKYDFTSSRHTVVHLACTCHSFHYIKRLLETLFVHRFSHGTMPLRNIFKNCTYYWGFAAWMAYYINHPLYTPPTYGAQQVKLALAIFVICQLGNFSIHMALRDLRPAGSKTRKIPYPTKNPFTWLFLLVSCPNYTYEVGSWIGFAIMTQCLPVALFSLVGFTQMTIWAKGKHRSYLKEFRDYPPLRMPIIPFLL from the exons GTGGAGATTCTGGATGCAAAGACCCGGGAGaagctgtgcttcctggacaag GTGGAGCCCCAAGCCACCATTGCCGAGATCAAGAATCTTTTCACCAAGAGCC ATCCACAGTGGTACCCCGCCCGCCAGTCCCTCCGCCTGGACCCCA AGGGCAAGTCCCTGAAGGATGAGGATGTTCTGCAGAAGCTGCCTGTGGGCACCACGGCCACACTCTACTTCCGGGACCTGGGGGCCCAGATCAGCTGGGTAACG gtCTTCCTGACAGAGTACGCCGGGCCCCTCTTCATCTATCTGCTCTTCTACTTTCGGGTGCCCTTCATCTATGGCCACAAATATGACTTCACGTCCAGTCGGCACACGGTGGTACA cctggcCTGCACCTGCCACTCATTCCACTACATCAAGCGCCTGCTGGAGACGCTCTTCGTGCACCGCTTCTCCCACGGCACCATGCCCTTGCGCAACATCTTCAAG AACTGCACCTACTACTGGGGCTTCGCCGCATGGATGGCCTACTACATCAACCACCCTCTCTACACGCCGCCCA CCTACGGAGCTCAGCAGGTTAAACTGGCGCTCGCCATCTTTGTG ATCTGCCAGCTCGGCAACTTCTCCATCCACATGGCCCTGCGGGACCTGCGGCCAGCTG GGTCTaagaccaggaagatcccataccCCACCAAGAACCCCTTCACCTGGCTCTTCCTGCTGGTGTCCTGCCCCAATTACACCTACGAG GTGGGGTCCTGGATTGGCTTTGCCATCATGACACAGTGTCTCCCAG TGGCCCTCTTCTCCCTGGTGGGCTTCACCCAGATGACCATCTGGGCCAAGGGCAAGCACCGCAGCTACCTGAAGGAGTTCCGAGACTACCCGCCCCTGCGCATGCCCATCATCCCCTTCCTGCTCTga
- the TECR gene encoding very-long-chain enoyl-CoA reductase isoform X3, which yields MKHSEVEILDAKTREKLCFLDKVEPQATIAEIKNLFTKSHPQWYPARQSLRLDPKGKSLKDEDVLQKLPVGTTATLYFRDLGAQISWVTVFLTEYAGPLFIYLLFYFRVPFIYGHKYDFTSSRHTVVHLACTCHSFHYIKRLLETLFVHRFSHGTMPLRNIFKNCTYYWGFAAWMAYYINHPLYTPPTYGAQQVKLALAIFVICQLGNFSIHMALRDLRPAGSKTRKIPYPTKNPFTWLFLLVSCPNYTYEVGSWIGFAIMTQCLPVALFSLVGFTQMTIWAKGKHRSYLKEFRDYPPLRMPIIPFLL from the exons GTGGAGATTCTGGATGCAAAGACCCGGGAGaagctgtgcttcctggacaag GTGGAGCCCCAAGCCACCATTGCCGAGATCAAGAATCTTTTCACCAAGAGCC ATCCACAGTGGTACCCCGCCCGCCAGTCCCTCCGCCTGGACCCCA AGGGCAAGTCCCTGAAGGATGAGGATGTTCTGCAGAAGCTGCCTGTGGGCACCACGGCCACACTCTACTTCCGGGACCTGGGGGCCCAGATCAGCTGGGTAACG gtCTTCCTGACAGAGTACGCCGGGCCCCTCTTCATCTATCTGCTCTTCTACTTTCGGGTGCCCTTCATCTATGGCCACAAATATGACTTCACGTCCAGTCGGCACACGGTGGTACA cctggcCTGCACCTGCCACTCATTCCACTACATCAAGCGCCTGCTGGAGACGCTCTTCGTGCACCGCTTCTCCCACGGCACCATGCCCTTGCGCAACATCTTCAAG AACTGCACCTACTACTGGGGCTTCGCCGCATGGATGGCCTACTACATCAACCACCCTCTCTACACGCCGCCCA CCTACGGAGCTCAGCAGGTTAAACTGGCGCTCGCCATCTTTGTG ATCTGCCAGCTCGGCAACTTCTCCATCCACATGGCCCTGCGGGACCTGCGGCCAGCTG GGTCTaagaccaggaagatcccataccCCACCAAGAACCCCTTCACCTGGCTCTTCCTGCTGGTGTCCTGCCCCAATTACACCTACGAG GTGGGGTCCTGGATTGGCTTTGCCATCATGACACAGTGTCTCCCAG TGGCCCTCTTCTCCCTGGTGGGCTTCACCCAGATGACCATCTGGGCCAAGGGCAAGCACCGCAGCTACCTGAAGGAGTTCCGAGACTACCCGCCCCTGCGCATGCCCATCATCCCCTTCCTGCTCTga
- the TECR gene encoding very-long-chain enoyl-CoA reductase isoform X4, which produces MPLRNIFKNCTYYWGFAAWMAYYINHPLYTPPTYGAQQVKLALAIFVICQLGNFSIHMALRDLRPAGSKTRKIPYPTKNPFTWLFLLVSCPNYTYEVGSWIGFAIMTQCLPVALFSLVGFTQMTIWAKGKHRSYLKEFRDYPPLRMPIIPFLL; this is translated from the exons ATGCCCTTGCGCAACATCTTCAAG AACTGCACCTACTACTGGGGCTTCGCCGCATGGATGGCCTACTACATCAACCACCCTCTCTACACGCCGCCCA CCTACGGAGCTCAGCAGGTTAAACTGGCGCTCGCCATCTTTGTG ATCTGCCAGCTCGGCAACTTCTCCATCCACATGGCCCTGCGGGACCTGCGGCCAGCTG GGTCTaagaccaggaagatcccataccCCACCAAGAACCCCTTCACCTGGCTCTTCCTGCTGGTGTCCTGCCCCAATTACACCTACGAG GTGGGGTCCTGGATTGGCTTTGCCATCATGACACAGTGTCTCCCAG TGGCCCTCTTCTCCCTGGTGGGCTTCACCCAGATGACCATCTGGGCCAAGGGCAAGCACCGCAGCTACCTGAAGGAGTTCCGAGACTACCCGCCCCTGCGCATGCCCATCATCCCCTTCCTGCTCTga
- the NDUFB7 gene encoding NADH dehydrogenase [ubiquinone] 1 beta subcomplex subunit 7, with the protein MGAHLARRYLGDASVEPDPLRMPTFPPDYGFPGRKEREMVATQQEMNDAQLALQQRDYCAHYLIRLLKCKRDHFPSFLACKQEQHGWDHCEHVDYVKRMKEFERERRLLQRKKRREQREADTARGQGAGDVGPGVAL; encoded by the exons ATGGGGGCGCACCTGGCCCGGCGCTACCTGGGCGATGCGTCTGTGGAGCCCGACCCCCTGCGGATGCCCACCTTCCCGCCAGACTACGGCTTCCCCGGGCGCAAAGAACGCG AGATGGTGGCCACTCAGCAGGAGATGAACGACGCACAGCTGGCGCTCCAGCAGCGGGACTACTGTGCCCACTACCTCATCCGGCTCCTCAAGTGCAAGCGCGACCACTTCCCCAGCTTCCTGGCCTGCAAGCAGGAGCAGCACGGCTGGGACCACTGCGAGCACGTCGA CTACGTGAAGCGCATGAAGGAGTTTGAGCGAGAGCGGCGGCTGCTCCAGCGGAAGAAGAGGCGGGAGCAGAGGGAGGCGGACACGGCCAGAGGCCAGGGCGCCGGGGACGTGGGCCCCGGGGTGGCCCTGTAG